The following proteins are encoded in a genomic region of Drosophila willistoni isolate 14030-0811.24 chromosome 3R, UCI_dwil_1.1, whole genome shotgun sequence:
- the LOC6649677 gene encoding glutathione-specific gamma-glutamylcyclotransferase 1: MAHFSGRQPQQQQQQQQQLPAVPAHFKDLFTNGNLRGEDGQENQLNNNNNNNNNINGQTDPACWVFGYGSLCWHPGFTYTKCITGYIRGYVRRFWQGNVTHRGTEEKPGRVATLVEDKEGITWGCAYRITGNTALEYLKQRECTLGGYATLDTKFFPRVASHDTPFSGEAVEVLVYVATPENIHWLGDGTLEHIAQQIVECRGPSGHNAEYLLRLAQFMHEEIPGVRDDHLFELERLVLEEIYRREIPLSSVMGRNPERIRRDSHEDIRRPPSFEFTSRIPETKLRCLNI; this comes from the exons ATGGCTCATTTTAGTGGACgacagccgcagcagcagcagcaacagcaacagcagctgccTGCAGTGCCAGCTCATTTTAAGGACCTTTTCACCAATGGCAATCTCCGTGGAGAGGATGGCCAGGAGAATCAgctcaacaacaataataataataataacaatataaaTGGCCAAACTGATCCTGCCTGCTGGGTTTTTGGCTATGGTTCACTTTGCTGGCATCCTGGCTTCACCTACACCAAATGCATAACCGGTTATATACGAGGTTATGTCCGGCGCTTCTGGCAAGGCAACGTAACGCATCGGGGCACCGAAGAGAAG CCTGGACGTGTTGCAACGCTGGTGGAGGACAAAGAG gGCATTACATGGGGCTGCGCATATAGAATAACAGGAAACACAGCTCTGGAATACCTGAAGCAGCGTGAATGCACTTTGGGTGGCTATGCCACGCTCGATACGAAATTCTTTCCCCGCGTTGCCTCCCACGATACACCGTTCAGTGGCGAGGCTGTCGAAGTTCTGGTCTATGTGGCCACACCCGAGAATATACACTGGCTAGGCGATGGCACATTGGAGCACATTGCCCAACAGATTGTCGAATGCCGTGGACCGAGCGGACACAATGCCGAATATCTACTGAGACTGGCCCAATTCATGCATGAAGAGATACCCGGTGTGCGCGATGATCATCTATTCGAGCTGGAACGACTGGTGCTCGAAGAGATTTATCGCAGGGAAATACCGCTTAGCTCTGTCATGGGCAGAAATCCGGAACGTATACGGCGTGACTCTCATGAGGATATACGTCGTCCGCCATCGTTTGAATTTACATCCCGCATACCTGAGACCAAATTGCGTTGCCTGAACATTTGA
- the LOC6649747 gene encoding esterase B1 — translation MSILWLKISEGLRWQYKTYEHKFNNYRRSTNQTIIANTEYGQVRGSKRISIYDVPYYSFEGIPYAQPPLGELRFRAPQPPKAWEGIRDCRNIKDKATQMHFLFDSTEGTEDCLYLNVYTNNVTPAKPRPVMVWIHGGGFQIGEASHAWHGPDYFMKEDVIFISIQFRLGPLGFLSLKSPELNVPGNAGLKDQLMALKWIKKNCSHFGGDPNCITVFGESAGGTSVNCLMLTDKAKGLFHRGILQSGCAVAPWAFNGDITHRAYRLAKASGYKGPDNDKDVLDYLLKAKAKDLMYVAEHDLKEEERNAKTYFLFGPSLEPYETAYCMFPKQPIDLLKNSWGNSIPMLVGNTSYEGLIFMPEVKFFPSVVKHVDIGTPFIPAELMATKPSEQQITNWSTTIRNAYRTEKLATPHDYMELCSMHYFIFPMVRVINARLSDENSAPLYIYRYDFDSEKMIYPYRIKRLGRGVKGVCHADDLAYLFGSMHAYRLPKESREYRNIERTIAIWTQFAATGNPNTQRIPEMDTWHPANKSDKILKCLNISDDLKFIDMPEWPHLKIWESLYDGNEELILSGGKL, via the exons ATGTCAATATTATGGTTAAAAATCTCGGAAGGTCTGCGTTGGCAGTATAA AACCTATGAACATAAATTTAATAACTATCGGCGTTCAACAAATCAAACAATTATTGCCAATACAGAATATGGACAAGTGAGGGGCAGCAAGAGAATATCCATCTATGATGTGCCATATTATAGCTTTGAGGGCATTCCATATGCCCAGCCACCGCTGGGTGAGCTCCGTTTTCGTGCTCCTCAACCGCCTAAAGCCTGGGAGGGTATTCGAGATTGTAGAAATATTAAAGACAAGGCCacacaaatgcattttctatTTGACTCTACAGAAGGAACTGAGGACTGCCTTTATCTGAATGTCTACACGAATAAT GTTACTCCCGCCAAGCCACGACCTGTTATGGTTTGGATACATGGCGGAGGTTTTCAGATTGGCGAGGCTAGTCATGCCTGGCATGGACCCGATTATTTCATGAAAGAAGATGTCATTTTCATATCCATACAATTTCGCTTGGGCCCATTAGGTTTCCTAAGTCTTAAGTCACCCGAGTTGAATGTGCCCGGCAATGCTGGCCTCAAGGATCAGTTAATGGCTTTGAAATGGATAAAGAAGAATTGCTCACACTTTGGCGGCGATCCGAATTGCATTACTGTATTCGGAGAGAGTGCAGGAGGCACTTCCGTGAATTGTTTAATGCTTACGGATAAAGCAAAGGGCCTTTTCCATCGTGGCATATTGCAATCTGGTTGTGCTGTGGCACCTTGGGCTTTTAATGGTGACATCACTCATAGAGCTTATCGGTTGGCCAAAGCATCGGGCTACAAGGGTCCAGACAATGATAAGGATGTGTTGGACTATTTGCTCAAGGCCAAGGCTAAAGATCTCATGTATGTGGCAGAGCATGATTTAAAAGAGGAAGAACGTAATGCCAAgacatattttctttttggcccATCGTTGGAGCCATATGAAACGGCATATTGTATGTTTCCTAAGCAACCTATAGATCTATTGAAAAACTCTTGGGGCAATTCAATTCCCATGTTGGTAGGCAATACTTCGTATGAGGGACTAATCTTCATGCCAG AGGTCAAATTCTTCCCATCGGTGGTCAAGCATGTGGATATTGGCACTCCGTTCATCCCAGCTGAATTGATGGCCACAAAACCGAGTGAGCAGCAGATAACAAATTGGAGTACAACAATTCGGAATGCATATCGCACCGAGAAACTTGCCACGCCTCACGACTACATGGAG cTCTGCTCTATGCACTATTTCATTTTTCCAATGGTGCGTGTGATCAATGCTCGACTGTCTGATGAAAATAGTGCTCCCCTTTACATCTATCGCTATGATTTCGATTCAGAGAAGATGATCTATCCGTATCGTATTAAGCGTTTGGGTCGCGGTGTTAAGGGCGTCTGTCATGCCGACGATTTGGCCTATTTGTTTGGCTCCATGCATGCCTATCGCCTGCCCAAGGAGAGTCGCGAATATCGAAATATTGAACGTACAATTGCCATTTGGACACAGTTTGCGGCCACAGGTAATCCAAATACTCAGAGAATTCCCGAAATGGATACGTGGCATCCAGCAAATAAATCAGATAAGATCCTTAAATGTCTGAACATAAGCGATGATCTGAAATTCATAGATATGCCCGAGTGGccacatttaaaaatttgggAAAGTCTTTACGATGGTAATGAAGAGTTAATACTATCGGGAGGTAAGCTATAG
- the LOC6649748 gene encoding lysosomal acid glucosylceramidase, with translation MKAILAYILLLATNWPKPVVSLSQPCDLRLTNYGSVCVCNQTYCDYIEQTNLDDDLQILVISSSRNGLRFKSTKGSFQDKYMSILDYKPSSDYETDAIIVEDNRAWLQLSRKPTQKIKVSVKREQRYQNITNFGGAFTGSVSHILQKLPTELQDHVYRSYFHSDGIAYNSLRMTIGGSDFDLEPWAYNELPRNDPLLTNFTKLDKRDLIKIHQMERLKTVGNLKTLKIMATAWSAPPWMKNNDRWTGFGQLKTEYYETWAKYYLRFLELMQSKNMPIWSISTGNEPLNGIIGFFFVRFMSMGWTPWQQAIWLNDYLGPLIKNSTQSHVLIFGNDDQRYTYPSYFHKMRASRPNALDYLDGLAVHWYWDDVFGPQLIDKTHEEMPNKLLLNTESCVGDKPWQTHGPELGNWDRGEQYMRSYMQDFQHHFNGWLDWNLVLDEQGGPNYVNNYVDAPIIVNTTSRSEIYKQPIYYAIGHYSKFLPEQSVRIETETNLTNEFAQLKVVGFLRPDGTVVLIIYNGENLTVDVALKDSQSGEFNLSIPARSWHTILYK, from the exons ATGAAAGCAATCTTGGCTTACATTTTATTGTTGGCCACAAACTGGCCAAAGCCTGTAG TATCTCTAAGCCAACCATGCGATCTACGATTAACGAATTATGGAAGTGTTTGTGTTTGCAATCAAACGTATTGCGATTATATAGAACAAACTAATCTCGATGATGACTTACAAATTTTAGTGATTAGCTCTAGCAGG aatGGTTTGCGTTTTAAGAGCACCAAAGGAAGCTTTCAGGACAAGTACATGAGCATTTTAGACTATAAACCCAGCAGTGACTATGAAACAGATGCCATTATTGTTGAGGATAACAGAGCCTGGTTGCAGCTTTCAAGGAAAC CTACTCAGAAGATTAAAGTTTCTGTGAAACGTGAACAACGTTATCAGAATATCACCAATTTTGGTGGAGCCTTCACAGGAAGTGTGTCTCATATACTCCAAAAGTTGCCTACGGAACTGCAAGATCATGTCTATAG ATCTTACTTTCATTCGGATGGAATAGCTTATAATAGCCTTCGTATGACCATAGGGGGCTCCGATTTCGATCTAGAACCATGGGCATATAATGAACTACCGCGCAATGATCCgcttttaactaattttaccAAGCTGGATAAACGTGATTTAATAAAAATCCATCAAATGGAACGTCTTAAAACTGTTGGCAATCTAAAAACACTGAAAATTATGGCCACTGCCTGGAGTGCACCACCCTGGATGAAAAACAATGATCGCTGGACAGGTTTTGGTCAATTGAAAACGGAATATTATGAAACATGGGCCAAATACTATCTCAG ATTTCTTGAACTTATGCAGTCTAAAAATATGCCGATTTGGTCCATATCCACTGGTAATGAGCCTTTAAACGGCATTATTGGCTTCTTTTTTGTACGCTTCATGAGCATGGGCTGGACCCCATGGCAGCAG GCAATTTGGCTGAACGATTATCTGGGGCCACTCATAAAGAACTCAACGCAAAGTCATGTGCTAATCTTTGGCAATGATGACCAACGCTATACGTATCCCTCCTATTTTCATAAG ATGCGTGCCTCTCGTCCAAATGCTTTGGACTACTTGGATGGTCTGGCTGTTCATTGGTATTGGGATGATGTATTTGGCCCCCAATTAATTGATAAGACCCATGAGGAGATgccaaataaattattattaaatacaGAATCTTGTGTTGGCGATAAACCATGGCAAACCCATGGCCCAGAGTTGGGCAATTGGGATCGCGGTGAGCAATATATGAGATCATATATGCAAGATTTCCAGCATCATTTTAATGGCTGGCTGGATTGGAATCTAGTATTAGATGAGCAAGGTGGACCCAATTATGTAAACAACTATGTGGATGCTCCAATAATTGTGAATACAACGAGTCGTTCGGAGATTTATAAGCAACCAATCTATTATGCCATAGGACATTATTCCAAGTTTTTGCCCGAACAATCTGTGCGCATCGAAACGGAGACCAATTTAACCAATGAATTTGCTCAACTCAAAGTCGTCGGTTTTCTACGTCCGGATGGCACTGTGGTGCTGATCATATACAATGG TGAAAATCTGACAGTGGATGTCGCCCTCAAAGATAGTCAAAGTGGAGAATTTAATCTAAGCATTCCAGCACGCTCTTGGCACACAATATTGTATAAATGA
- the LOC6649679 gene encoding alpha-tocopherol transfer protein-like: MAALALRPLSPQLLVLAKTECNEQETERENFIVNLQTWINKSPHLKAPTDELLLLAFLRRCRYSQEETKRRFDNYYSLRGVFPEVLGSRQVDEALLAQHQRGLHIIPARPVSPNGPRVIISQFKQIDSKKSNPREAFKLLFILLELLALECDNAGIAGLIYVVDARDVSMEQMMQYDPFLLKKTFSLVDQCMPLRFVEIHMINMRREGVAVFNFVTKFLPSQLPWKFMVHKKSEDLYEHLPREAMTIEYGGTNGYQAEALDYWRQQLEAHRDYFAKDAQYGTNEKLRVGLANAWSSGELSGMTGSFRKLELD, from the exons ATGGCGGCGTTGGCATTACGACCTCTTAGTCCTCAGCTTCTGGTCTTGGCCAAAACTGAGTGCAATGAACAGGAAACGGAACGTGAGAATTTCATAGTCAATCTACAGACATGGATTAACAAATCGCCACATTTGAAGGCTCCCACCGATgagctgttgctgttggcctTCCTGCGTCGTTGCCGTTACAGTCAGGAGGAGACCAAACGACGATTTGATAACTATTATTCACTGCGAGGTGTCTTTCCCGAGGTCTTGGGTTCTCGGCAGGTGGATGAAGCCTTGCTAGCCCAACATCAAAGGGG TTTACACATAATACCTGCTCGCCCAGTTAGTCCCAATGGACCAAGAGTTATAATTTCACAATTCAAACAAATCGATTCAAAGAAATCAAATCCACGCGAGGCATTCAAATTGCTCTTCATACTCCTGGAACTTTTGGCTTTGGAATGTGACAATGCGGGAATCGCTGGTCTTATTTATGTGGTCGATGCTCGTGATGTGAGCATGGAGCAAATGATGCAGTACGATCCATTTCTACTGAAGAAGACCTTCAGTCTGGTGGATCAATGTATGCCGCTGCGTTTCGTTGAGATTCACATGATTAATATGCGACGCGAGGGTGTGGCAGTCTTTAATTTTGTTACCAAATTTCTGCCCTCCCAACTGCCCTGGAAG TTTATGGTGCACAAGAAATCGGAGGATCTATACGAACATTTGCCGCGTGAGGCCATGACCATTGAATATGGTGGCACGAATGGTTATCAGGCCGAAGCCTTGGACTATTGGCGTCAGCAGCTGGAGGCACACAGGGATTATTTTGCAAAGGATGCCCAATATGGGACAAATGAAAAATTACGCGTTGGCCTGGCCAATGCCTGGTCAAGTGGCGAACTGAGCGGCATGACTGGTTCATTTCGTAAGCTGGAACTAGACTGA
- the LOC6649680 gene encoding alpha-tocopherol transfer protein-like: protein MRRPLSPILAKVAEQELNETPDRIQQDIIILRVWIRQQPHLRARTDDDFLIAFLRRCRYSLEETKRRIDRYFTYYNLFPEIMNNRCVTQRLLDINRLGVCLYPDMPKCDNRTALFIARFGHFDPNLYMLREIYHFSSMAMEIVALENDYASVAGICEIIDLEGVSSDKMRRFDKVFFRKWWNWLYHCSPLKIKEMYIINMPKDIQSTIMFLYNVLSMQVNYPIRVLKSSEELFEHIGKECLPEEYGGTNGHMAECIAYMEDLLNSYRGYFEQDCRYGTIEELRHGEIATYEAEFGASGSFRKLNWD from the exons ATGCGACGTCCGCTCTCCCCAATATTGGCCAAAGTTGCCGAGCAGGAGCTAAACGAAACTCCCGATAGGATACAACAGGATATTATCATCTTACGGGTCTGGATTCGCCAACAGCCGCATTTGCGTGCCCGCACCGATGATGACTTCCTCATAGCCTTTCTGCGACGTTGTCGCTACAGTCTCGAGGAGACAAAACGTCGCATAGATCGTTATTTTACCTATTATAATCTCTTTCCCGAGATTATGAATAATCGCTGTGTGACGCAACGACTGTTGGACATTAATCGCTTGGG TGTTTGCCTCTATCCTGATATGCCAAAATGCGATAATCGTACGGCCTTATTTATTGCACGCTTCGGCCATTTCGATCCTAATCTATATATGTTGCGTGAAATTTACCATTTCTCATCGATGGCCATGGAAATTGTCGCTTTGGAGAACGATTATGCATCTGTGGCTGGCATTTGTGAAATAATTGATCTTGAGGGAGTCAGCTCGGATAAGATGAGACGTTTCGACAAAGTCTTCTTTCGCAAATGGTGGAATTGGCTCTACCATTGTAGTCCTTTAAAGATTAAGGAAATGTATATTATCAATATGCCCAAGGATATACAGAGTACGATTATGTTCTTGTATAATGTCCTTAGTATGCAAGTTAACTATCCG ATACGCGTTTTAAAGTCTAGTGAAGAGTTGTTCGAGCATATTGGCAAGGAATGTCTCCCCGAGGAATATGGCGGCACCAATGGACATATGGCCGAGTGTATTGCCTATATGGAGGATCTGTTGAATAGCTATCGTGGTTATTTTGAACAGGATTGTCGTTATGGCACAATTGAGGAACTACGTCATGGTGAAATTGCCACATATGAGGCGGAATTTGGTGCCAGTGGTTCATTTCGTAAGCTAAACTGGGATTGA
- the LOC6649749 gene encoding nuclear pore complex protein Nup93-1, whose amino-acid sequence MDLNTLLQRAQNLANGGEADCELPRVERTLQQVLQAAEEFHTRVTQTGGKDIQAHILLGSKGINLPKLNQKLEALNARKTFEPLDVTRAETDISTFLKNERENAITSVIEDTNKNINDSVTKQKWTHLMSSWNEEKTRLLDALIGSSQNFIDLQRLPQHTVVNPESKPRSCLNQMELLYAQELRQYNELIINQSPQRPNLVQKFAELVQSFGDIRLSDMWNLLTWVTQVDQPFNGDPIKTRQQRPEFVLNAKSYLERRYRLYLTSILMTPTDVDSYQLVLAYVTRRFGPHQSTIGLVDVAGGGKPLWPLVYYSLRCGSVETALEFLREAGTTYEDFSLLISDRVNSRIESQLKLQYANKIRNSTDAYKKAVYCIFLGCDPHEVHGEVAKSIDDFLWIKLSMLRPGTPELASGFSNLQSLILEKYGEKYFNASQQAHLYFQTLALTGQFEAAIEFLSRSDENRVHAVHMAIALRELGFLGGVRSVNQPLLSIDICDPQPLRRLNLSRLIRLYVGRFKHTDTVEALHYFYTLRCLRDPKGRNMFLTCVCDLIVESGVLDTNIFELIFGRRENEEQQQPNGLHIETKQGLFRQFHCPEFDTGTMAGLVADELVERGSFEMAVPLYDMAGKHNLALKHLSILLAQVVHQPPLVATLRSRLSLEAKRFTHLLETQHIELDPKVESNFVLLQDLLKFFDNYHEGKFVMALQQLWRTNLIPREEEEVDGCLAHIKRLSGEVIKVLPDVMIAAMDITQKQYKQLKADAGQRTFELRQLRERAKLLANMTAIMPYRMPNDTNRRLLQLEMMMN is encoded by the exons atggaCTTGAATACATTATTGCAACGCGCTCAAAATCTCGCGAATGGTGGGGAGGCAGATTGCGAACTGCCACGAGTGGAGCGCACTTTGCAACAGGTGCTCCAAGCTGCGGAGGAGTTCCACACTCGTGTGACCCAAACCGGCGGGAAAGATATTCAGGC GCACATACTTTTGGGATCCAAGGGCATTAACCTTCccaaattaaatcaaaaattggAAGCCCTAAATGCAAGAAAAACCTTCGAGCCATTGGATGTGACGAGGGCAGAGACTGATATATCCACATTTCTAAAGAATGAACGTGAGAATGCCATAACATCGGTTATAGAGGACACCAATAAAAAT ATTAACGATTCGGTGACAAAACAGAAATGGACCCACTTGATGAGCTCCTGGAATGAGGAGAAGACTCGTCTTTTGGACGCTCTAATAGGTTCATCACAGAATTTCATAGACCTGCAACGACTCCCCCAGCACACAGTAGTGAATCCCGAGAGTAAGCCGCGTTCTTGCTTGAATCAGATGGAACTGCTGTATGCCCAGGAACTACGGCAATACAATGAATTGATAATCAATCAAAGTCCTCAGAGACCAAACTTAGTGCAGAAATTCGCAGAATTGGTTCAATCATTTGGCGATATTCGTCTAAGTGATATGTGGAACCTGTTGACCTGGGTCACTCAGGTTGATCAACCTTTTAATGGAGATCCCATTAAGACACGCCAACAGCGACCTGAATTCGTTTTGAATGCCAAATCTTATTTGGAAAGACGCTACAGACTATATTTGACTTCCATATTGATGACACCCACCGATGTGGACAGCTATCAACTGGTTTTGGCCTATGTGACTCGTCGATTTGGTCCGCATCAGTCAACCATAGGACTAGTTGATGTGGCTGGTGGGGGTAAACCCCTTTGGCCTTTGGTCTACTACAGTTTACGTTGCGGATCCGTGGAGACGGCACTTGAATTTCTTCGTGAGGCGGGTACAACCTATGAGGACTTCTCTCTTCTCATTTCGGATCGTGTAAACTCCCGCATCGAGAGCCAACTAAAGCTGCAGtatgccaataagatacggaATTCCACAGATGCCTATAAGAAGGCCGTTTATTGCATTTTCTTGGGATGTGATCCACATGAAGTGCATGGCGAAGTAGCCAAATCTATTGATGATTTCCTATGGATCAAGTTATCAATGCTCAGGCCTGGTACACCGGAATTAGCCTCCGGCTTTAGCAATCTACAGAGTTTAATACTGGAGAAATATGGAGAGAAGTACTTCAATGCCTCTCAACAGGCTCACTTGTATTTCCAGACATTGGCTCTGACTGGTCAATTTGAGGCTGCCATTGAGTTTTTATCACGCTCCGATGAGAATCGTGTTCATGCCGTTCATATGGCCATAGCATTACGAGAATTAGGATTTCTTGGCGGTGTTCGGAGTGTTAATCAGCCATTGCTAAGCATCGATATTTGCGATCCACAGCCCTTGCGGCGTCTAAACTTGTCTCGTCTTATCCGTTTATACGTTGGCCGTTTCAAGCACACAGATACCGTAGAGGCATTGCATTACTTCTACACTTTACGCTGCCTGCGTGACCCCAAAGGCCGAAACATGTTTCTTACCTGTGTCTGCGATCTGATTGTAGAAAGTGGAGTCCTGGATACGAACATTTTCGAATTGATCTTTGGTCGGAGAGAAAATgaggagcaacaacaaccgaACGGCTTACATATTGAGACCAAACA GGGTTTATTCCGTCAGTTTCATTGTCCCGAGTTTGATACTGGCACAATGGCCGGTTTGGTCGCCGATGAGTTGGTGGAGCGTGGAAGTTTTGAAATGGCTGTGCCACTCTATGACATGGCTGGCAAACATAATTTAGCTTTGAAACACCTCTCCATACTGCTGGCCCAGGTGGTACATCAGCCCCCACTGGTGGCCACTTTACGTTCACGTCTCAGCCTTGAAGCTAAACGTTTCACCCATCTCTTGGAAACTCAACATATCGAGCTTGATCCCAAAGTTGAATCTAATTTTGTGCTACTGCAAGATTTGTTGAAGTTCTTTGACAATTACCATGAGGGCAAGTTCGTGATGGCTCTGCAACAGCTTTGGCGGACTAATCTTATACCCAGAGAAGAGGAAGAGGTGGATGGTTGTTTGGCTCACATTAAACGTTTAAGCGGTGAAGTTATAAAGGTTTTGCCTGATGTCATGATAGCTGCCATGGACATCACTCAGAAGCAGTACAAACAATTGAAGGCGGACGCAGGCCAAAGGACATTTGAATTGCGACAGTTAAGGGAAAGAGCCAAACTATTGGCCAATATGACGGCTATAATGCCCTATCGTATGCCCAATGATACCAATCGCAGACTCCTGCAACTAGAAATGATGATGAATTAA
- the LOC6649678 gene encoding myogenic-determination protein, protein MTKYNNANEMPTDNGNIKQEYNHYPAYDYNNHNMLNPSHHHIHPHLQPHSHTNANQTLQHFFSRFNAVGNSGGDLSSPSTASACNYNHQSLDSDNQTKELSSPIYTTDYDDENSSLSSEEHVLAPLVCASAQSSRPCLTWACKACKKKSVTVDRRKAATMRERRRLRKVNEAFEILKRRTSSNPNQRLPKVEILRNAIEYIESLEDLLQESTPTRDGDNLAPNLSGKVCQSDYLSSYAGAYLEDKLSYYNKHLEKYGQYSDGESSANGSSLDCLNLIVQSINKSSAIATPSATTTTSAQSTKTSSGAAVAAGGSAATSSSSSLGSSLHTNFKRKCST, encoded by the exons ATGACCAAATATAATAATGCAAATGAAATGCCCACTGATAATGGCAACATTAAACAGGAATACAATCATTATCCAGCCTATGATTACAATAATCACAACATGTTGAACCCATCACATCATCACATCCATCCACATTTACAACCACATTCACATACGAATGCCAATCAAACGTTGCAACATTTCTTCAGCCGTTTCAACGCCGTCGGCAATTCTGGTGGCGATCTCAGCAGCCCATCCACCGCCTCCGCTTGCAATTACAATCACCAATCATTGGACTCGGATAATCAAACAAAGGAACTCTCCTCGCCCATCTACACCACCGACTATGACGATGAGAACAGTAGTCTCAGCTCGGAGGAGCATGTCCTTGCTCCTTTGGTGTGTGCCTCGGCCCAATCCTCCCGTCCCTGCCTCACGTGGGCCTGCAAGGCgtgcaaaaagaaaagcgTAACCGTCGATCGTCGCAAAGCGGCCACCATGCGAGAGCGTAGAAGACTGCGAAAG GTTAACGAGGCATTTGAGATTTTAAAGAGACGGACATCCTCCAATCCCAATCAACGTTTACCCAAGGTTGAAATCTTACGCAATGCCATTGAATATATTGAAAGTTTAGAGGATTTACTTCAG GAATCCACGCCCACACGAGATGGCGACAATCTGGCGCCCAATTTAAGCGGCAAAGTCTGCCAGTCCGATTATCTG AGTTCATATGCTGGTGCCTATTTGGAGGACAAGTTGAGTTACTATAACAAACATTTAGAGAAATATGGACAATATTCAG ATGGCGAAAGTAGTGCTAATGGTTCCAGTTTGGATTGCCTTAATCTAATTGTTCAGAGTATTAATAAAAGCTCAGCAATTGCCACACcctcagcaacaacaacaacatccgCGCAGTCTACAAAAACCTCATCAGGAGCTGCAGTAGCAGCTGGAGgatcagcagcaacatcatcatcatcatccttaGGTAGTTCCCTGCATACGAATTTCAAAAGGAAATGTAGTACCTGA
- the LOC6649676 gene encoding 26S proteasome non-ATPase regulatory subunit 13 — translation MSNTQTSVATYLAAQKKTTNKAVAAEWTVIEELYNEKLWNELTIKLVAFVHHETLQDETTLLELYQNFLSTFETKINPYGLIQILEVVVDNISDKKEAIDFLEKMKDKVKICDEAVWYLQVMQGNLYLSNLNDLTQTKLIIEELRDVLEEAGNVTPVHGKYYMLASQYYRRVGKHSDYYRCGLQFLGCSLDDYPKDEWAQQAFFLGLAALLGEGVYNIGELLAHPILKSLNGTENEWLIELLKAFNTGNINKFNEMKSIWSKIPDLAAQEVKLRQKISLLCLMEMTFKRSAVERAIPFVDIANETKLPAKEVELLIMKALALDLVRGEIDQVAGVVNMSWVQPRVLNRNQIAGMASTLDTWMGAITNMEKLMENRAAEILTN, via the exons ATGTCCAACACACAGACATCAGTTGCCACCTACCTGGCCGCACAGAAGAAAACCACAAATAAAGCCGTAGCAGCAGAGTGGACCGTCATCGAGGAATTGTACAATGAAAA ATTGTGGAATGAGTTGACCATTAAATTGGTAGCCTTTGTCCATCATGAAACACTACAGGATGAGACGACCCTGCTTGAACTTTACCAGAATTTCTTGTCCACCTTCGAAACAAA AATTAATCCATATGGGCTAATTCAAATCCTGGAAGTGGTTGTAGACAACATTAGCGATAAGAAAGAGGCCATTGATTTCCTGGAGAAAATGAAAGACAAAGTCAAAATCTGTGATGAGGCTGTCTGGTATCTGCAAGTTATGCAGGGTAATCTCTACCTCAGTAATTTGAATGATTTAACCCAAACAAAGCTGATCATTGAGGAACTGCGCGATGTCCTCGAAGAAGCTGGCAATGTGACGCCAGTCCATGGCAAATACTACATGTTGGCTTCGCAATACTACCGCCGAGTGGGCAAACACAGTGACTACTATCGTTGTGGCCTGCAGTTCTTGGGTTGCTCTTTGGACGACTACCCGAAAGATGAATGGGCACAGCAGGCATTTTTCTTGGGCTTGGCCGCCCTGCTCGGTGAAGGAGTCTATAATATTGGTGAATTGCTGGCACATCCCATATTGAAATCACTCAATGGCACTGAAAATGAATGGCTTATAGAGCTGCTGAAAGCCTTCAATACGGGCAATATTAACAA ATTCAACGAAATGAAGAGCATTTGGTCTAAAATACCCGATCTTGCTGCCCAAGAAGTAAAATTGCGTCAGAAAATCTCTCTACTCTGCCTAATGGAGATGACATTCAAACGTTCCGCTGTGGAGCGTGCCATTCCCTTTGTGGACATTGCCAATGAGACCAAACTGCCCGCCAAGGAAGTCGAATTGCTCATAATGAAGGCCTTGGCTCTGGACTTAGTACGCGGCGAAATCGATCAAGTAGCCGGTGTAGTCAACATGTCCTGGGTCCAGCCACGTGTTTTGAATCGCAACCAAATTGCTGGTATGGCTAGCACATTGGACACCTGGATGGGTGCCATCACCAATATGGAAAAGTTAATGGAGAATCGTGCTGCTGAAATTCTCACCAATTAG